The Ignicoccus hospitalis KIN4/I genome includes the window GACAAATCTTCTCGTTGACCATACCTCCGCACTTCTTGCAGTAGAACGCCTCCCTGACGAAGAGGGGAGTTATGCCTAAGTCGGGGAAGTTCTTAAATATGTCCCAGGCCTCGTAGGGCCCGTAGTAGTTGCCCACTCCGGCGTGGTCCCTGCCCACTATGAAGTGGGTGGCGCCGAAGTTCTTCCTCACTATTGCGTGGTGCACGGCCTCCCTCGGGCCGGCGTACCTCATCTCCATTCGTAGCACTGAGAACGCAACTGAGTCCTTCGGGTAGTAGTGTTCTATCAAAGCCTCATACGCCTTTATTATTACCTCGTCCCTGAAGTCGCCCGGCTTCTTCCAGCCCACCAGCGGGTTCACGAAAAGGCCGTCGGTGAACGTCAACGCGGCCTTCTGGACGTACTCGTGGCCCAAGTGGGGGACGTTCCTGGTCTGAAAGGCGGCCACCCTCTTCCAGCCCTTTTGTTCGAACAGAACTCTGGTCTCCTTGGGCCACAACCTATATTTCTCGAAGGGCTCAGGTACGTCGCTTATCTGGATCAGGGGGCCCCCGAGCAAGTAGTCCTTCTTATTGAAGACCTTTCTGACCCCCGGGTGGTTCAAGTCGTCCGTCTTGAACACCTTTAACGTGTGGTAGTTCTTGTCCCAAGGGAAGATTTCCTCTACATAGAGTATGGCTATCGGCTTACCCTTGAAGAATATAGCCACTTCGTCACCCTCTCTGACACTTTTCTTGACGTTCTCGTCCACGTCTAGGATTATAGGTATGGTCCAAGGAAGGTCGTTGCTGAGCCTCATGAACTCTAACACGCTGAGGTAGTCTTCCCTCACCATGAAGCCTTCCAGGGGCGAGTAGACCCCGTGGGCGACGTTAGCGACGTCCGCGGCCAAGCCTTCATCTACTTGTACGTTTACCATTTCCTTCGCTTCTTCAACCAACCTCTCTCGGGTCTTGCCCTTCGCTACCCTCTCCACTAACTTGCCCCCGTGAGGCTTGGAGACCAAGGTCTCACCACCTCGCTCACAAGTAGCCCAAGCTCCTCAGCCTTTCTATGATCTCCTTCCTCTCTTCCTCGCTTATGTTTGCCTCCTCCACCTCCTCTTCTAACTTGGCCAAGGCCTCCCTTAGGAGGTGGATGAGGAGGGTGTTAGGGTCCTCGAAGCCGGTCTTCGCGGCTAACTCCCTTAGTCTGTTGTAAAGCGTAACTGGTACTTTCACCTCCTTCCACTCCACCCGCTTCCCCGCCCCCGATCGAACGCCCTTTAATCTGCTGATTTTGAGGCGAGGCCCGAAAGCCATGTGGGAGTGGTTCGTCGTCGGCTTGGTTTCGTCGTTGTTGGACCAGACGCTGGCCTTGGGCTTCGGCTTGACCTCTTCGCTCATACTGGTCAGCGCGCTCGGCGCCGACCCGAGGGAGGTTGTGCCGACAATATTGGCAGCCCAAGCTCTGACCTCCGTGCCGGCGTACTTGATAATACGGAAGCTTAAAGTGCCCAGTCAACTGTTCTTGTTCTTGCTAGTTACATCAGTAATGACGGTAATACTCCCTTTCGGATTGAAAGCTTTGAAGACCAAAGACGCCTTGGCGCTGTATTCGTTATCGCTGTTCTTGACAGTAGCTATAATGGTAGCTATGGATAAGGGTTTCCTAAAGCCCGACCTAAAGGCCACGTTGTTGTTATCGCTCCTAGTCTCTTTGGATAAAGTTATGGTAGGCGGAGGCTTGAGCCTAGCACTAGTTATATTACAAAAATCCATGGGCGTTAGTTTAAGCGAGGCGTTGATGTCATTACCAGTGATAAAGGCTCTACCCGTGCTCACTTCCCTCATAGGCTATTGCGGCTCCTCCCTCTGCCCGAGGCCCGCGCCGTCGTTCGCGATGGCCGCGGGCGCGGCCTTGGGGAGCTACGCGAGCAAGAAGCTCCACTCGAAAATAAGAATAAGGGACGAGTACTCGGTCCTCTTGCTCTTGATCGGAGCAGCGGTGAGCGCGCTGCGCGCGCTTTATTGAGCTTCCTCCGGGACCCCCGAGAGGGCCGGTAAGTGGAAAGGAAGTTGCTACTCCTAGTTGGGGACTCGCTGAGGGCCGACTCGTTTAAGCGTTACGTACCTAAGGCCTCGGAGTACAAGGAGCTGGTGCCGGCCTATTCCCAGACGCCCGGCGCCACCTTTTCCCTCCTCTTCGGGCGCCACCTCACCCACGTCTTCTGGCCTACGGAGCTTAACCCCATGACGGTCTTAAGGTTCGCCGGGATAGAGACTCTAAAGGACACTTCTGCCACTTTCGGAATTTTCAACTTCATTCCCACCTTGTCCAAGCTGTTGGCTGAGGAGTCCGTGGTACACGCCTTGAGGAAGGCCGGCGTTCGTACCATGGTATACAGCCAGCTCGACAGCCCCCCGCTGAGCCTTCCCCCGTTTGACGTGGAAGACTTGGCGAACACAACTAGATTGCGATTAGATTACGTAAGCAGAGCAATCCTGGCAGTCTCTTGGCGTCTGGCGACCGTAGCCACTAAGAGGTATAGAAACCTGGGCAAGATGGCATTGCTGAACACGATAATAGACGTTTTGCCTTGGAAGAAGGGCATAATATTTGAAGCTGGAAACTTCCCAGCGAGGCACCTTTACGAGGACATGGCAGAGGTCGCTATATACAAACTGAAGAAGCTCAAGGGCGATTGGTTCGTCTACTTCCACGCCTTCACTCCTCACGGCGAGTACTCTTGCGGCGAGTTCCGGCACGCCTTGGACCTCCACATGCTCACTTGGAGCTTTAACGTACACGTGGGGGAGCTGCTGAAGCTGTACCAAGTGGACTCCTTGGAGAGATTGCTTCGGTATTACCGAACGTGCGACGTCATAAGGGATGTCCTTGAGGACGAGGGCATCTTCAGAAAGCTGAGGACTGCTTACGAGGAGTGCGTAAAGCTCTTCGCGAGCTTCGTGAAGCGGCTTGAGGAGGAACTCGTCCCCGAGGGCTGGACGGTCATAGTAACTTCTGACCACCCGGAGTACTTCGGCGAGGATTGCCTCAGCGGCCACCCCCCTCTGGTCCCCCTTAGGAGGCCGCCGGAGAGGGTCCCCTTGCTCCTGCTGGGAGAGGGCAGCTTGGAAGGGGTGAGGGCTTACACTCAGATACCGGAGCTCGTGGCCGAGCACTTCTCCGTCCGGTGGGCTGCCCCATCCTCCGACGAGGTGTTAGTTACCATACCCTACTTGAGGGACAACAAGTGGAGCATTATGGTCGTGTCCACGGACGGCGACAAAACGGCTTACCACGCTGTAGACGAAAGCGGCAATGAGGTCTGGGGAGGCCCGGAAGAGTTACGAGAGGCAATCTCTCAGCACGAGCGCCGGGCCGCGGAGGAAAGGAAGAAGATAATAAACCGCCTAAAGATAAAGCTCAAGCTTCGGAGGAGACTCCTCAACAAATAACCTTCGCTTTGTACTGCGCTAACGGGTACGTCCGAGTTGTCTCAAGAGACCCTAAAGGCGGTCCTCCCCTCGCACATAGCGAAGGCAAAGGTCGTAGAAAAGCCGTGGGGAAGGGAGATATGGATAGCCAACGAGCCAGAGTACGGCGGCAAAATCCTCGAAATAAGGAAGGGGTACTCGACTAGCGTTCACTATCACAAGGTGAAGAAGGAAACGATATACGTGGACAAGGGGAAGCTCTTGGTTAGAAGCGGGGATAAGGAGTACGTGCTGGAGGAGGGCCAGGCAGTGACTATAGAGCCTTACACCGTCCACCAGCTCGTCGCCTTAGAAGACGTCCGCCTAATAGAGGTCTCCACGCAGCCCTTGGACGAGAGGGTAAGGGTGGAGGACCCTTACGCCGGGAAGAGGAAGCCGGAGGACCTCTAGGGAAAAACTTTCTACTTTATCTTTTCAGTTTTAATCTTACTGCCTTTGCCTTACCTCCTAAGCAGTTGGTCAAGCTCGGCCAGCAGCTGCTGCCTGAACGACTTGGACAGCGGCGCATAGCCCATCTTGATGGAGGCCTTTTGAAGCTCGTCGCTGAGCAAGTACTTGACGAAGTCTACTATCTGCTTCAGCTTCGGAGAGTCCCTGAAGAAGATTATGTAGGGGGTCGCCACTATGGGGTAGGAGTCCTTGCCCGGGGCCAGCACCAGCGAGTCTGCGTAGAAGTAAGGGGCGTGGAGCACGCATATCCAGCGCTTCGCGGCGCCGGCGGTGGCGGCGCTTATGGTCTCCGGAGTGGGCAGCACGAAGTTACCCTCAGCGTTCTTCAGGGCGGCGGTGGGGAGCTTCGCTTGGACTGCGTAGGCGTACTCCACGTAGCCTATGCTGTAGGACGTCTTACTGACGGTCGCGGCGACTCCTTGGTTCTTCGGGGCGCCGATGCCCCTTCCCACCTTATCAACGGGCCAGTTTATCACCAAATGGGAACCTATCTTAGCGTTCCACTCCGCCGAAGACTTGGCCAAGTACTTGGTGAAGACGGCTGTAGTGCCAGAGGCGTCGGAGCGGTGAACGGCTATTATCGGCTTGTGGGGGAGCTTCGCGGCCACCTCGGGGTCTTGGAGCGCCTTTATCCTAGGGTCGTCCCAGTACTTTATCTTACCCATGTAAATTTCCGCCAGCACTTCCCCGTCCAGCTTGAGTACCTTGTTCCCTAGCTCGGGTACGTTGTATATCACTACCACGGAGCCCGCCACTACTGGTACGTGTACAACTTGCTTCCCCTCAAAGAGAAGTGGGGCGTACCTCTCCTTCGGTATAGGCACGTCGCTCCCGGCGAAGTCGGTTAGGTGGTTCAGCAAGTTGGCTATGCCGGCCCCAGAGCCCACGCCTTGATACGTTACGTGGGCTGCCTTGTAGTAGTACGCTGCGAGGGATACGAAGGGATAGACGAAGGTCGAGCCGCTCCCGTAGAGGGAAGCGGCTATGACCGCGTGGCTCAACAAGAGCGAAGCTACTAATGCAGTCCTCATCTCTTATCCCACTTTCTCGTGGGTTAGTGAAAAATGCGTGGTTAAATAGATTTCGTTAATCACACCATCGATCTGCCTTCTCTAACGGGGATACGACCATTTTTAAACATTTCCATAGACTAACACGCTTCCAGTCATTAAATCACTCTTAGCTAAGGCCTTAGCATAGTTGCCGGAGCAGTGTATCGGGTGAACCTCTTCGGCACCCAGGGCGTAGAGAGCGTGTAGTACAGAGTCCACCTCTTTCTTGGGCTTGCTAGCTAGGTGGAAGCCCCCAATGACTGCCCTCGGGCGGAAGCCGAAGTCCTCCACGACGCTTCTGTAGAGCATGTGCACTCCGGGGTGGCTGCAGCCCACGAGCATTACTTGGCCGTACCCCTTCACGTCGACGACTAGGGCTCTCTCCCTGATACCTTCAGCCTCCAAGGTTCTGGACAAATAGAGGCCATCGTCCAGCTTGAGGGGCCCCGGCACCCTCTCGGCGGTGGGTATAGGGAAGAGCGGGTCGTCGGGAGCTATCACCTTCTTAGCCCTTATCGCTTCCGCCCCGCCGGTGTGGTCCCAGTGTCTGTGGCTGAAGATTAAGTAGTCGACTTCGAGCGGTACATTGAGTAACCTAGCGTTGTGTTTGACTGCCCTCGCATCGCTGTTGGCATCCCAGAAGGCCTTCCAAGAGGGCGTCTCGAGGTAGATGGACAGCCCCCACCTCCCGACGAAAGGAGGCCTGGCCTCATTGTCCACGACGACGTGGAGTTTGAGGTAAGGGACCATAGTTTTCGCCCGAGGTTTGGGTGGTGCCGCCGCGGGGATTTGAACCCCGGGCCACCGGGTCTCCCAAGCCTTCGGTTCTCGCGTACCGGACCTTATGGGCCCGGCGCTCTGCCCGGCTGAGCTACGGCGGCTCTCCGGAGAACGGGCGTTATGGATCTTTTAAGTTTTGCTATCAACTCTTGATTAAGGAGGGGAGCCGCCGGCTAGAAGGTCCAATGAGATGGCCGAGCCCGAGAGGGTTGCTGCGCTAGTGTTGCTCTGGGACCCTCCAGCGATAGCGGCCGTGCTGCGGGGGGACCCGTCTCTATTGTTGAAGGAAGACATAAATATGAATTACTATTTACTAATAAAAAAGGCATACAGCTTGGAGAACTTTGACGAGTTTAAGAGGATTGTAAAGGAAGGGCTGGGGGCGCGTTGGGACCCGGAGCTCAAGGCTTGGGTCGTGAGGCCCGCCCTGAGGGACTACCAAACGGTGACGGAAGCCGTAACGGTCCTTAAAGAGATGGGTGCACGTTTCGAGCTGGTAACTGAGGAAGGCCCGGTTCCAGTGGAGCTGGACGTCGATGACGTGGACGCGGCCTTCCTAGAGGGGTCGGCGATTATAAACGAGCTAGCTAAGGATATATCACTATTAGTAAAGTTCAGAACAAAGAAGGACAAAGAGTTGTTCTTTAGATTGGTTGAACTGGCTCCATATTACAAAGGACGCTTCTACTTGCCCCCCTTCGGTCGCTTGCCGGCTACCTTGGCCCAAGATGTGGCCGCTAAGGCGACTTCCTCGACCGCCCTCGTTGCCTCGCAGAGGAGGGAGCAAGGGTACCCACTGTTCTTAGGGAACTCTGTTGTCGTTAAGGTCAGCGAGGAGAAGGCGGAAGAGTTGCAAACGAAGCTCGCCCCTTACGAGGACTGCGACGTAGAGTCTCCAGAGATAGAAAGAGAGAGGAGGGAGAACGCCCTCAGCTATTGTGAGTACCGCTGGACGAACTACGCGGGGGAACTGGTCAGAGAGGGGAGGCTTACCAGGCTTTACGAGATAACTTTAGAGGACGGTTCTGCCTACATCAGAACTTTTAGAGGCTTATTGATTAGACTGCTTAGGCATTTGAATGTGGACGTCGATAAGTTATATGCAGACTTACCCTTGGAACCCAATGCGGACTTCTTACGGGACTACCAGAGAGTCGCGGTATCCCAAGCGCTGAAGATGCTCGCCGTTCAAGGGGCGGCGACCGTCCAAGCCGCCACGGGCGCCGGGAAGACGGAAATGGCAGTAGCCGTAGCGAAGACTCTTCTGGAGAGCGGGCAGGTGAGGAAGGTTTTCTTCTTAAGCTTAAACAGAACCTTGAACGTTCAAGCTGTAATGAGGTTTAAGAAGTACGGATTAAGCGCGGGGCTGGTGGACTCAGAGAACTTCCAAGTAGGGGAACCCGTGGTGGCTTGTACGGTGCAAACCCTCTATAGGGCGCTAGTTAAGGTCGGGAAGGCCAAAGAGGTTAAGGATGACGTGGACGAGGAGATAAGGATGGACTACGCTGAGCTGAGCGACGACAAGGCAGAGAGGCTCTTCGAAGAGTACATGAAAGCCGGCTTGGTGATAGTGGACGAGGTACAACACGTCCCCGCCCGCACGGTCTCCGAAGTGGTGCGTGCCAACCCGTGGTCGCTAAGGCTAGGCCTCTCGGCTACCCCTTGGAGGGACGACGGAAAGGACGTTCTAATTTACGCGTTGATAGGGGACGTGGTCCCTAAGAGGATAACCTCTTCGGAGCTGATAGAGAAGGGGTATTTGGTTCCGGTGGAAATAATAATGTTAAAGAGGAAGGTAACCGTGGACCGCGAGGACCTCAAGGCGTTGGAAGGTCTACAAGGCGCTCAGAAGTACGTCAAGTTGAAGAACTACATATTCTATGACTCCGAGAGAAACGCGCAGATAGCGAGGGTAGTGAAGAAGCTGCCGAAGCCAGTACTAGTCTTAGTAAAAGAGGTAAAACACGCACACGAGTTGTGTAAGGCCATAAAGTCGGAGCGCCTCTCGTGTGCGGTGCTGACCGGCAAGGAGAGCTCCTCCCAGAGGGAGTCCGTCCTGAGGGCAGTCTTGAGGGGAGACTTGGACGTGGTAGTTGCTACCACCTTGGCCGACGAGGGCTTGGACCTCCCGCCGCTTAGGTCATTGGTCTTGGCGGCCGGGGGGAGGTCGCAGACGCGCACCCTCCAGAGGGTCGGGAGGGTCACGAGGCCCTACCCCGGCAAGGAGGTGGGCATAGTAGTTGACGTCTGGGACGACGACCGGGAGGCAGGAGGGATATTTTATAGGCAAGGGCTGGCCCGCATGTCCCTTTACCGCACTGAAGACATGTGGAAAATTGTGGTTAAAGATATTAAACAATTTCTGAAGGAGAAGAACTGAGCGCGAATGTGATTTAAAACGTAGCTCGCAGGCGGTCCGGGAGGTCATATGGCGGACACGGCCCACAAGGTGATGGCAGAGGCAATAGGCAAGATAGTACTAGTCAAACTGAGGGACGGTAAGGTCAGGGGGAGGCTGAAGACCTTCGACATGCACTTGAACATAGTCTTGGAGGATGCCGAGGAGGTCAGGGAAGACCAGACGAGGCCCTTAGGAACAATATTAATCAGAGGAGACGGCGTAGTCTTCGTATCTCCAGTGGAGGTGTGAGGCCATGAGCAAGGGCACTCCCTCGTTCGGCAAGCACAACAAGGGCAAGACCCACATAAGGTGTAGGAGGTGCGGCAGACACTCGTTCAACGTTAGGAAGGGGTATTGCGTCGCTTGCGGCTTCGGGCGCTCTAAGAGGATGAGGCGCTACAGCTGGCAGAACAAGAAGTCTTGGACCCGCGTTAGGCTCAAGTAACTTTTAGTTCTTTCCGTATTCCTTGCAACCGGAAGGTGTGACG containing:
- the sat gene encoding sulfate adenylyltransferase produces the protein MVSKPHGGKLVERVAKGKTRERLVEEAKEMVNVQVDEGLAADVANVAHGVYSPLEGFMVREDYLSVLEFMRLSNDLPWTIPIILDVDENVKKSVREGDEVAIFFKGKPIAILYVEEIFPWDKNYHTLKVFKTDDLNHPGVRKVFNKKDYLLGGPLIQISDVPEPFEKYRLWPKETRVLFEQKGWKRVAAFQTRNVPHLGHEYVQKAALTFTDGLFVNPLVGWKKPGDFRDEVIIKAYEALIEHYYPKDSVAFSVLRMEMRYAGPREAVHHAIVRKNFGATHFIVGRDHAGVGNYYGPYEAWDIFKNFPDLGITPLFVREAFYCKKCGGMVNEKICPHPEEYRIRISGTKLRKMIMEGKRPPEYMMRPEVAEVVLSFEDPFVH
- a CDS encoding cupin domain-containing protein, giving the protein MSQETLKAVLPSHIAKAKVVEKPWGREIWIANEPEYGGKILEIRKGYSTSVHYHKVKKETIYVDKGKLLVRSGDKEYVLEEGQAVTIEPYTVHQLVALEDVRLIEVSTQPLDERVRVEDPYAGKRKPEDL
- the pstS gene encoding phosphate ABC transporter substrate-binding protein PstS, with product MRTALVASLLLSHAVIAASLYGSGSTFVYPFVSLAAYYYKAAHVTYQGVGSGAGIANLLNHLTDFAGSDVPIPKERYAPLLFEGKQVVHVPVVAGSVVVIYNVPELGNKVLKLDGEVLAEIYMGKIKYWDDPRIKALQDPEVAAKLPHKPIIAVHRSDASGTTAVFTKYLAKSSAEWNAKIGSHLVINWPVDKVGRGIGAPKNQGVAATVSKTSYSIGYVEYAYAVQAKLPTAALKNAEGNFVLPTPETISAATAGAAKRWICVLHAPYFYADSLVLAPGKDSYPIVATPYIIFFRDSPKLKQIVDFVKYLLSDELQKASIKMGYAPLSKSFRQQLLAELDQLLRR
- a CDS encoding MBL fold metallo-hydrolase is translated as MVPYLKLHVVVDNEARPPFVGRWGLSIYLETPSWKAFWDANSDARAVKHNARLLNVPLEVDYLIFSHRHWDHTGGAEAIRAKKVIAPDDPLFPIPTAERVPGPLKLDDGLYLSRTLEAEGIRERALVVDVKGYGQVMLVGCSHPGVHMLYRSVVEDFGFRPRAVIGGFHLASKPKKEVDSVLHALYALGAEEVHPIHCSGNYAKALAKSDLMTGSVLVYGNV
- a CDS encoding DEAD/DEAH box helicase; the encoded protein is MAEPERVAALVLLWDPPAIAAVLRGDPSLLLKEDINMNYYLLIKKAYSLENFDEFKRIVKEGLGARWDPELKAWVVRPALRDYQTVTEAVTVLKEMGARFELVTEEGPVPVELDVDDVDAAFLEGSAIINELAKDISLLVKFRTKKDKELFFRLVELAPYYKGRFYLPPFGRLPATLAQDVAAKATSSTALVASQRREQGYPLFLGNSVVVKVSEEKAEELQTKLAPYEDCDVESPEIERERRENALSYCEYRWTNYAGELVREGRLTRLYEITLEDGSAYIRTFRGLLIRLLRHLNVDVDKLYADLPLEPNADFLRDYQRVAVSQALKMLAVQGAATVQAATGAGKTEMAVAVAKTLLESGQVRKVFFLSLNRTLNVQAVMRFKKYGLSAGLVDSENFQVGEPVVACTVQTLYRALVKVGKAKEVKDDVDEEIRMDYAELSDDKAERLFEEYMKAGLVIVDEVQHVPARTVSEVVRANPWSLRLGLSATPWRDDGKDVLIYALIGDVVPKRITSSELIEKGYLVPVEIIMLKRKVTVDREDLKALEGLQGAQKYVKLKNYIFYDSERNAQIARVVKKLPKPVLVLVKEVKHAHELCKAIKSERLSCAVLTGKESSSQRESVLRAVLRGDLDVVVATTLADEGLDLPPLRSLVLAAGGRSQTRTLQRVGRVTRPYPGKEVGIVVDVWDDDREAGGIFYRQGLARMSLYRTEDMWKIVVKDIKQFLKEKN
- a CDS encoding LSm family protein, with protein sequence MADTAHKVMAEAIGKIVLVKLRDGKVRGRLKTFDMHLNIVLEDAEEVREDQTRPLGTILIRGDGVVFVSPVEV
- a CDS encoding 50S ribosomal protein L37e, with translation MSKGTPSFGKHNKGKTHIRCRRCGRHSFNVRKGYCVACGFGRSKRMRRYSWQNKKSWTRVRLK